ATTGTTGATGAGCGTCGGCCGGCCGAAAAGGCCGACGACCGACGGGAACGGCGGCTTGTGACGCGGCAGGCCGCGCTTGCCTTCGATCGATTCCAGCATCGCGGATTCTTCGCCGCAGATATAGGCACCGGCGCCGCGGCGCATATGGATCTTGGTGTGGATCGAAAGTCCCGCCGCTTCGAGCTTGGCGATCTCGGTGTGCAGGATTTCGCGGCACTGCGGATATTCATCGCGCAGATAGATATAGACATCCGTCGCTTCGACCGCCCAGGCGCCGATCAGCATGCCTTCGAGGAAGCGGTTCGGATCGGTTTCGAGATAGTGGCGATCCTTGAACGTGCCGGGCTCGCCCTCGTCGCCATTGATTGCCATGAGGCGCGGGCCGGGTTCGGCGCGCACGAATTTCCATTTGCGGCCGGTCGGGAAACCGGCGCCGCCAAGACCGCGAATGCCGCTGTCTTCCAGCGTTGCGATGATGCTGTCGACGGTGCGTGTGCCGTCCAGACATTCCTTCAGCAGCTTGTAGCCGCCGCCCGCGACATATTTCTCGAACGGGATGTAATCGGGAACATGCGCATGCGTATCGCCGCTGGCGATGACTTTCTTGACGCTCTCGGGCGTCGCATGTTCGTGCAGCGAATGGCCGATCGCAACGACCGGCGCATTATGGCAGCCGCCCATGCAGGGCGCGCGCACGACGCGGACCTTATTCGGGTCCATACCGGCTTCCAGGGCCTTCTGGAGCTGCGCCGAACCGGCAAGCTCGCACGAAAGGGAGTCGCAGACGCGGATCGTGAGGTCGGGCGGCGTTTTTTCGCCGTCGAGCACGATGTCGAAATGGGCGTAGAAGCTCGCGACCTCATAGACCTCGACGAGGGCCAGCCGCATTTCCTTGGCCAGAGCTGCCAGATGCCGGGCGTGCAGGCAGTGATATTTGTCCTGGATCAGATGCAAATGCTCGATCAGGAGGTCGGGCTGCCGCGAGCGGGTGCCGAGGATCTCGCGAACCTCTTCCAGGGACTTCGGGTCGACCTGGCGGCCCTTCTGCTGGTCGCGGGTCTTGCGGCGGCCCGATCCGGGGTGGATGCTGCGGGCCGGAACGTCTTTTCCGGGAATTTTAAGGTCAGTGCTCGGCGCGCTCACGTCGTTGGCCTTGCTCGATATGGAATGTCTATTTAGATCACTTAAAAATAACATTCCGAAAGAAAAATGCCAGATGCCACAACGCTTTCCAGCGCAGCGGAATCTTGCTGTGTTTACACTCTGAAAGTCGTGGCGTGCTGATTGCAGGAATTTGCAAGGCAAAATGGCTAATTGTCGAGGCAAATGGGCCGATAGGCGCTGTCTATCAAGCTTTTAAAGCTTCTCACGCGCCCGAACGCCACGGCAGGATAGGCGTTTACCGGGTGCCCGAGGGACGGAGAGAGCCATGACCCGCGCCAATGTGAACGACCGAGCCACGATCTGCGAAATCTATCCTATGGATGCCTGGGAACAGGATGGCTCGCGGAACATCCAGGGCAATGCCACCGTCATTCACGGGGTCAAAATCATGTCCGCTCCGGACCCGGAAGGCGCCTTCGACCTTGTCCGGATGTCCCAGCATGTGGCTGAAAACGATCCCGAAAGCGATGAAATCTTCCTCAGCGCCTTCGAGCCCGGCGCGGCGGAGGCCATGGCCGGCAGCACCTATTCGGGCGGCGTCCAGCCCACCGAGCACGAGCACAGCAAAGGCGGGTATGAGAGTTTTATCGACTCCATCCTCGAGGCCGCCCGCTCCGCCCATTTCAAACCGGCGATCGGCGTCGGCGACGACCGCATCAAAGGTTTCCGCGGCGGGTGACGACACGGGCGCGCCGCACAGCGCGCCCGCACCGTATTCTCAGGACGAGCCCTTGGCGTTCGGGAAGAAGAGCTGCTCGCCGCCGATCTTGTAGCCGGCGATGGCCTGCTGGCCTTCCGGCGAAATCAGCCAGTCGATAAAGGCCTGCCCGTCATCCTTCTTCACGGTCGGATATTTTTCGGGGTTCACGAGAATGACGCCGTACTGGTTGAACAGTTTGGCATCGCCCTCGACCGCGACGTCAAGTTCGCCGCGATTTTTGAACGCGAGCCAGGTGCCGCGATCGGTCAGCGCATAAGCGTTGAGCGAAGATGCGGTGTTGAGCGTCGGGCCCATGCCCGAACCCGTCGATTTGTAGGAGTCGCCGATCGCTTTCGGATCGACGCCCGCCGCCTTCCACAGACGCAACTCGGCTTTGTGCGTACCGGAATCGTCGCCGCGCGAAGCAAACGGCGCTTTCGCATCGGCAATCTTCTTCAGCGCGGTGGCAACGTCTTTTGTGCCCTTTACGCCGGCGGGATCGGATTTCGGTCCGACGATGACGAAGTCGTTATACATCACCGGGAAACGCTTCACACCGGCGCCTTCCGCGACGAACTTCTCTTCGGACGGGGTGTCGTGGACGAAAACGACATCGGCATCGCCGCGGCGGCCCGTATCGAGCGCCTGGCCGGTGCCCTGCGCAATCACGCGCACGTCAATACCCGACTTCTGTTTGAACAGCGGCAGGAGGT
Above is a window of Terrihabitans soli DNA encoding:
- a CDS encoding substrate-binding domain-containing protein gives rise to the protein MRNLKHLAVATALALASFTAPSSAQDRSITVASTTSTEQSGLFGYLLPLFKQKSGIDVRVIAQGTGQALDTGRRGDADVVFVHDTPSEEKFVAEGAGVKRFPVMYNDFVIVGPKSDPAGVKGTKDVATALKKIADAKAPFASRGDDSGTHKAELRLWKAAGVDPKAIGDSYKSTGSGMGPTLNTASSLNAYALTDRGTWLAFKNRGELDVAVEGDAKLFNQYGVILVNPEKYPTVKKDDGQAFIDWLISPEGQQAIAGYKIGGEQLFFPNAKGSS
- a CDS encoding NAD(P)H-dependent oxidoreductase subunit E, which encodes MSAPSTDLKIPGKDVPARSIHPGSGRRKTRDQQKGRQVDPKSLEEVREILGTRSRQPDLLIEHLHLIQDKYHCLHARHLAALAKEMRLALVEVYEVASFYAHFDIVLDGEKTPPDLTIRVCDSLSCELAGSAQLQKALEAGMDPNKVRVVRAPCMGGCHNAPVVAIGHSLHEHATPESVKKVIASGDTHAHVPDYIPFEKYVAGGGYKLLKECLDGTRTVDSIIATLEDSGIRGLGGAGFPTGRKWKFVRAEPGPRLMAINGDEGEPGTFKDRHYLETDPNRFLEGMLIGAWAVEATDVYIYLRDEYPQCREILHTEIAKLEAAGLSIHTKIHMRRGAGAYICGEESAMLESIEGKRGLPRHKPPFPSVVGLFGRPTLINNIETVYWVRELVEKGGAWFASHGANGRKGLRTFSVSGRVKKPGVKLCPAGITLKELVDQYCGGMLDGHTLKAYLPGGPSGGILPASMADIPLDFGTLEQHGSFIGSAAVVVLSDKDSMRDVTVNLLKFFEDESCGQCTPCRVGTEKAVHLITQPQWDEALLQELMKVMGDASICGLGQAAMNPIKLVLKHFRDDFKSLAPAE